AAGCCTATTCCCATACTTAAGCTTTCAGCCACATCATCCATAGTGGTACCGAGAATGATACCGGTCCCTTTTGCCACGTATCTTTCTAAAAGTTTTTCTATTGTGTAAAAAGTAAAGCCTCCGAGAATGAATGCAATCGAGGTATAAATTGGACCAGATAGTCCGTAGGCTTCATGCATTAAAGAATACGAAATTACTGCAAGAAGAACTCCGGAACCGAAGGTAAGTACAAAAGCTATTACCTTATCCGGTAATTTTTTTGTACCTATTATACCTCCCAAGATAACCGCAAAACCCGAAAGGGCGCTGTATAAAAAAATTTTAATAAAATTTTCCATAGCCCACCTCTAAAAGAAGGAATTATTTAATTAATGTGGAATATAATGTAATAATCTCAGCGAAGCGAAGCAAGTATTGTAAAATGAATTCGGGGGGGTCAAAATGCCTTATACCACATGCCCTTTTTGCAGTAAGGTATCCTACTCGGCTGCGAATTTAAAAGTATGGATTTGCCCTTATTGCGGTAAACAGGTGGAAGAAAAGGATGAAAGCGAAGAGCATGGCGATAAAAAACAAGAGCAGGTTACATAAACCTTGCTCTTTTTATTTACCATACCTGTGGTCGTTTATAGTTTTTGTCAAATTTTAAAATATATGAAGCCAAATTGAAGGCATGATCTCCAATTCTTTCCAAATTACTTATTACGTCTAAGAATATCACTCCAGAACTCGGATTGCAGGCTCCTTCATTTAGCCTCTTAATATGATTTTCTCTAAGGAGCTTATCCATTTCATCGATATTGTCTTCTTCAATTACCACCTTATTTGCAAGTTTTATGTCATTGTTTAAAAAGGCATTTAATGCATTTTTCAAACTGTCTATAACGACACCGGACATTTCGTTGAGTTCCTTTAATGCGGTATCCGTGAAGGGGAGGTGATTTTCATATTTAAATTCTGCTAATTCCATAAGGTTTTCTGCGTGGTCACCAACCCTCGCCATATCGTTTACTGCATTGATCATATCCGCAATCAGCCTGGATTCATCAGAAGATAAGGGTTTTTGAGAAAGCATGGCCAAAAATCTGGTAGTTTCTCGGGCTAATTCGTTTATCACCGTTTCCTTTTCAATTACTTTTTTTACTTCTTTTTCATTGTAGTTCATAAACAGTTTTATAGTGTCGGCCACGTTTTCCATAGCCAGGGTTCCCATTCGCGTTATCTCTTTTCTTACCTGGGAAAAAGCGATTGAGGGAGTTTCCAGAAGCCTGTCATCAATATATTTAACCCCATGTTCTACTATATCAGGTTTACCGGGGAGTACAAGAGTTACTAGTCTTACCAGGAAAACAGCAAAGGGAAGCTGAATAATGGTATTAATAGAATTAAAAAGAGTGTGTGCGTTGGCTATTTGCCTTACTGGGTCCGATGAGGTCATAAGAATGATGGTCTTATAAATCGGTAAAATGGACATAAGAATAATGGTACCAATAATATTAAACAAAAGATGTATTAAAGCTGCTCTTTTTGCCGTAATGTTCGTTCCAATGCTTGCCAGCAATGCCGTTACGCAGG
The DNA window shown above is from Thermovenabulum gondwanense and carries:
- a CDS encoding Na/Pi cotransporter family protein, whose protein sequence is MSLEQVFTLLGGLGLFIYGMKLMGEGLEKAAGNRLKNTLELLTRNRVLGVIVGALVTAIIQSSSATTVMVVGLVNAGIMDLYQAAGVIMGANIGTTITAQLIAFKLTKLALPAIGIGTALNLFGKNKSQKFLGQIILGFGLLFYGMQTMEVALKPLAKSKSFVDFIAQFGKTPILGVLVGAITTGIIQSSSATIGILQALASQGIVNISIALPILFGDNIGTCVTALLASIGTNITAKRAALIHLLFNIIGTIILMSILPIYKTIILMTSSDPVRQIANAHTLFNSINTIIQLPFAVFLVRLVTLVLPGKPDIVEHGVKYIDDRLLETPSIAFSQVRKEITRMGTLAMENVADTIKLFMNYNEKEVKKVIEKETVINELARETTRFLAMLSQKPLSSDESRLIADMINAVNDMARVGDHAENLMELAEFKYENHLPFTDTALKELNEMSGVVIDSLKNALNAFLNNDIKLANKVVIEEDNIDEMDKLLRENHIKRLNEGACNPSSGVIFLDVISNLERIGDHAFNLASYILKFDKNYKRPQVW